One genomic region from Cucumis melo cultivar AY chromosome 9, USDA_Cmelo_AY_1.0, whole genome shotgun sequence encodes:
- the LOC103482714 gene encoding protein HAPLESS 2 isoform X2, whose product MGYSNLLAFFLLIFLATQTISGVQILSKSKLEKCERNSDSDSLNCTKKIVLNMAVPSGSSGGEASIIAEIVEVEENSTNKMQTLRTPPVLTVSKSPAFVLYELTYIRDVPYKPEEFYVTTRKCEPDASARVVQICERLRDESGHIIQSTQPICCPCGAKRRMPTSCGNFFDKMIKGKANTAHCLRFPGDWFHVFSIGQWTLGFSVQIHVKSGSKVSEVSVGPENRTVVSNDNFLRVNLIGDLVGYTNIPSFEDFYLVIPRQGGPGQPQNLGNNFSMWMLLERVRFTLDGLECNKIGVGYETFNGQPDFCTSPFWSCLHNQLWNFREADLSRIGRNQLPLYGVEGRFERINQHPNAGTHSFSIGVTEVLNTNLVIELRADDVEYVYQRSPGKIMSINIPTFEALTQFGVATVATKNTGEVEASYSLTFTCSKEVSLMEEQYYIMKPNEIASRSFKLYPTTDQAAKYVCAVQPYLRMLILVKLIELNANLLLLLLSLRMDQRLLLFNCPRKRKMVSSIQSSSPGSSFGEASSTLSLGNLAEKSALDFSTSAVTYNIYV is encoded by the exons ATGGGTTACAGCAATCTCCTTGCATTTTTCCTTCTGATTTTTCTAGCAACTCAAACCATTTCCGGAGTTCAAATCCTCTCCAAGTCAAAACTTGAGAAATGCGAGAGGAATTCTGACTCTGATAGCCTCAACTGTACCAAGAAAATTGTCCTAAACATGGCTGTTCCTAGCGGTTCT AGTGGGGGTGAGGCTTCCATTATAGCAGAAATAGTAGAAGTGGAAGAAAACTCCACAAACAAGATGCAAACCCTGAGAACACCCCCGGTTTTGACTGTCAGCAAATCACCCGCTTTTGTTTTGTATGAGCTAACATACATTCGT GATGTTCCATATAAACCTGAAGAATTTTATGTTACAACTCGCAAATGTGAGCCGGATGCTAGCGCGAGAGTGGTACAAATATGTGAGAG GTTAAGAGATGAAAGTGGACATATAATTCAGAGCACTCAG CCTATATGTTGTCCTTGTGGGGCAAAGCGTCGAATGCCAACGTCGTGTGGGAACTTTT TTGACAAGATGATTAAGGGAAAGGCAAACACTGCACATTGTCTACGTTTTCCCGGTGACTG GTTTCATGTTTTTAGTATTGGACAATGGACATTGGGATTCAGTGTTCAGATTCATGTGAAGTCAGGATCTAAAGTTTCG GAAGTGTCTGTGGGTCCTGAAAATAGAACAGTGGTGTCAAATGATAACTTCTTACGGGTTAATCTTATTGGGGACCTTGTTGGATACACAAACATTCCATCATTTGAGGACTTTTACCTTGTTATTCCCAGGCAG GGTGGTCCTGGTCAACCACAGAATTTAGGTAACAATTTCTCTATGTGGATGCTACTAGAAAGAGTGAGGTTTACTTTAGATGGTCTTGAATGCAACAAAATTGGTGTTGGTTATGAGACTTTTAATGGCCAGCCTGATTTCTGTACATCCCCATTTTGGAGTTGTCTGCACAACCAATTATGGAATTTCAGGGAG GCCGATTTGAGTCGAATTGGTAGGAATCAGTTGCCATTATATGGAGTGGAAGGACGGTTTGAGAGGATCAATCAGCACCCA AATGCTGGGACGCATTCGTTCTCCATTGGAGTCACTGAAGTTCTCAATACAAATCTTGTAATAGAATTGCGTGCTGATGATGTTGAGTATGTTTACCAAAG GAGTCCTGGGAAAATTATGAGCATCAACATCCCAACTTTTGAAGCCCTCACACAATTTGGAGTTGCTACAGTTGCAACTAAGAACACTGGAGAAGTGGAAGCATCTTACAGCTTAACG TTTACTTGTTCAAAAGAAGTCAGTCTCATGGAG GAACAATATTATATAATGAAGCCAAATGAAATTGCTAGCCGTTCGTTTAAACTCTACCCAACTACTGATCAAGCAGCAAAATATGTTTGTGCTG TGCAGCCATACTTAAGGATGCTGATTTTAGTGAAGTTGATAGAGCTGAATGCCAATTTGCTACTACTGCTACTGTCCTTGAGAATGGATCAGAG attaCTCCTTTTCAACTGCccaagaaaaaggaaaatggttTCATCGATTCAATCAAGCTCGCCTGGAAGCAGTTTTGGGGAAGCGTCATCGACTTTGTCACTGGGAAATCTTGCAG AAAAGAGTGCTCTGGATTTTTCGACTTCAGCTGTCACATACAATATATATGTTTGA
- the LOC103482713 gene encoding protein IQ-DOMAIN 22 isoform X1, with protein sequence MGKAFKWFRGLLRLKKSHPFLNPSPNSKLNQLKCHFKDNEKTHHHDAPAASPAVVKITTTRRTTPTADPHSAAIKIQAAFRGFLARKALRALRGLVRLQALVRGHIERKRTAEWIKRMQALLRAQARARAGRSQSSLDFLHSDIKFSSFSSIDPVTPEKFEHSPHTKSTRFKQMQRSGSRFTTIDAENIDRILEIENEKAHFKLKPKSLFSSIRNALSSSDVPSKQPPSSFSCETQCFSPFKFSHEVEENSFFSVSSRGGSTKKSPFTPAKSDSTRSYFSGDSEYPSYMACTESSRAKMRSHSAPRQRPQYERSSSAKRGSAFIVGESRLTAQQVSTLRSNFVGKAYPGSGRLDKLGMPVGYRY encoded by the exons ATGGGCAAAGCCTTCAAATGGTTCCGCGGCCTTCTTCGTCTCAAAAAATCACACCCATTTCTCAATCCTTCTCCTAATTCTAAGCTCAACCAGCTCAAATGCCACTTTAAAGATAACGAAAAAACCCACCACCATGACGCCCCCGCCGCCTCCCCTGCCGTCGTCAAGATCACAACCACCCGACGGACGACGCCTACGGCGGACCCTCACTCTGCTGCCATCAAAATCCAGGCTGCATTTCGTGGATTTCTG GCAAGGAAGGCATTAAGGGCACTAAGAGGGTTGGTGAGACTCCAGGCATTGGTTCGAGGCCATATAGAGAGGAAGCGGACAGCCGAATGGATAAAGAGGATGCAGGCATTACTGAGAGCACAAGCACGGGCACGAGCAGGACGGAGTCAATCTTCTTTGGATTTCTTGCATTCAGATATCAAATTCTCCAGCTTCTCTTCTATT GATCCTGTTACCCCAGAAAAATTTGAGCACAGCCCACATACTAAGAGCACTAGGTTTAAACAGATGCAGAGGAGTGGCTCAAGATTTACAACTATTGATGCTGAAAACATTGATAGAATCCTTGAAATTGAGAATGAAAAAGCTCACTTTAAGTTGAAACCCAAGAGCCTTTTTAGTTCCATCAGGAATGCTCTATCTTCTTCTGATGTGCCTTCAAAACAGCCTCCAAGTTCATTTTCCTGTGAAACCCAATGTTTTAGTCCATTTAAATTCTCTCATGAAGTTGAAGAGAACTCTTTCTTTTCTGTCTCATCAAGGGGCGGTAGTACAAAGAAAAGCCCCTTCACCCCGGCTAAGAGTGACAGTACGAGAAGCTATTTCAGTGGCGACTCTGAATATCCGAGTTACATGGCCTGTACTGAATCTTCAAGAGCTAAAATGAGATCTCATAGCGCTCCGAGACAGCGACCTCAGTATGAAAGATCGAGTTCTGCAAAACGGGGTTCTGCATTCATTGTTGGCGAATCAAGACTAACTGCACAGCAGGTATCAACATTGCGGTCTAATTTTGTTGGGAAAGCCTACCCCGGTTCTGGTCGACTGGACAAACTCGGGATGCCTGTGGGTTACAGATACTGA
- the LOC103482711 gene encoding uncharacterized protein LOC103482711, with the protein MKKKKGNFWIWMMLSVIFRLLMIYFPNLNLSSRPEVATPLTSIHRLAEGYWLKQSSMSPYTGSMYHGSPLLLSLLGPLTVKRIKGQPDHLLCSFAFVVADVLSALLIRGIGQNLQRAYYQSLKLLKVKLSKNSEIFPAGDIASLVYVWNPFTIVACVGLSTSPIENLAIVLTLYGASKGQVPLAAFGFVMATHLSLYPVILIIPVVLLLGNGLDAPPRKFFFERTRSRVVERPSNDSCSQQEEVINQPEVPNGFSLRPVMYFLLWVSLFSAYLLLLCGVSLKQFGGLWEMFRSTYGFILTVQDLSPNIGVLWYLFAEVFEFFRDFYLIVFHINILFMILPLSIRLCHRPLFLAFVLLSISAMLKSYPSVGDSALYLSFMGLFIDELVDLEFSFFLFCGYIGISLLSPVMHNLWIWRGTGNANFYFANAMAYACFQIVLVVESVSTMLNHDRKLRKLSAMKLSR; encoded by the exons atgaagaaaaagaaaggaaatttTTGGATATGGATGATGTTGTCAGTGATTTTCAGGCTCCTTATGATATATTTTCCCAATCTGAATCTGTCCTCTCGGCCCGAGGTCGCCACACCTCTAACAAGCATTCATCGAT TGGCTGAGGGTTACTGGTTGAAACAGTCGTCAATGTCTCCCTATACAG GATCTATGTATCATGGCTCTCCTCTGTTACTGTCTCTTCTAGGGCCATTGACTGTCAAAAG GATTAAAGGGCAACCAGACCATCTTTTATGCAG TTTTGCTTTTGTGGTTGCAGATGTTCTGAGTGCGTTGCTTATTCGTGGAATTGGTCAGAATCTTCAGAGGGCATACTATCAAAGTTTGAAACTACTAAAAGTTAAATTATCAAAAAACTCAG AGATTTTCCCAGCTGGAGATATTGCTTCTCTTGTGTACGTATGGAATCCTTTCACAATAGTTGCATGTGTGGGTTTGTCCACATCTCCAATCGAGAATCTAGCCATTGTGCTTACTCTTTATGGAGCATCAAAAG GACAGGTTCCGTTGGCTGCTTTTGGATTTGTCATGGCAACCCATCTATCTCTTTATCCTGTAATTCTGATAATTCCG GTAGTCCTTCTATTAGGTAATGGCTTAGATGCTCCTCCTAGGAAATTCTTCTTTGAAAGGACTCGTAGTAGAGTTGTTGAAAGACCTTCAAATGATAGCTGTAGTCAGCAAGAGGAAGTGATCAATCAGCCTGAAGTACCAAATGGTTTCTCACTGAGGCCAGTCATGTATTTCTTATTATGGGTTTCTTTATTTTCTGCTTATCTGCTGCTTCTCTGTGGTGTATCTCTCAAACAGTTTGGTGGACTGTGGGAGATGTTTAGAAG CACATATGGCTTTATTCTCACCGTGCAAGATTTGTCCCCTAATATTGGAGTTCTATG GTACCTTTTTGCAGAAGTGTTTGAGTTCTTCAGGGACTTTTATTTAATAGTGTTTCATATCAACATTTTGTTTATGATATTGCCATTGTCCATACGTCTCTGCCATCGACCTTTGTTTCTGGCTTTTGTGCTTCTTTCTATTTCTGCCATGTTGAAGTCTTACCCTTCG GTGGGAGACTCAGCTTTGTACTTAAGTTTTATGGGATTATTTATAGACGAATTAGTTG ATTTGGAGTTCTCATTCTTTCTATTCTGTGGGTATATTGGGATTTCCCTGCTCAGCCCTGTGATGCACAACCTTTGGATATGGAGG GGAACTGGCAATGCAAATTTCTACTTTGCAAATGCTATGGCTTATGCTTGCTTCCAG ATCGTTCTAGTGGTTGAGAGTGTAAGTACAATGCTGAATCATGATCGGAAGCTAAGGAAGCTATCTGCAATGAAGCTTTCACGATAG
- the LOC103482712 gene encoding RHOMBOID-like protein 2 produces MSNQDLERGAAKNPPNTNPNANYSSSSYYIETSEKQWTPWLVPMFVVANIAMFIVVMYVNNCPNSNLGFGDKCVAGFLGRFSFQPIRENPLLGPSSNTLVKLGALKWNKVVHEHQGWRLFSCIWLHAGIIHLLANMLSLVVIGIRLEQQFGFVRIGIIYLVAGVGGSVMSSLFIQNNISVGASGALFGLLGAMLSELLTNWTIYTNKAAALFTLIVIIVINLAVGILPHVDNFAHIGGFLTGFLLGFVLLVRPQFKWTERHHLPPGAQRVPKYKTYQYILWLAAAIVLVAGFTLGLVMLFRGENGNKHCSWCHYLSCVPTSRWDCAN; encoded by the exons ATGTCGAATCAAGATCTCGAGCGAGGAGCAGCTAAGAATCCACCCAATACTAACCCAAATGCtaactattcatcttcttcttacTACATAGAGACTTCTGAGAAGCAATGGACGCCTTGGTTGGTTCCTATGTTTGTTGTGGCTAATATTGCTATGTTCATTGTGGTCATGTACGTCAATAATTGCCCTAATTCTAATCTGGGTTTTGGAGATAAGTGTGTGGCTGGGTTTCTTGGACGTTTTTCGTTTCAGCCTATCAGGGAGAACCCCCTCTTGGGGCCTTCTTCCAATAC ATTGGTGAAATTGGGAGCTCTGAAGTGGAATAAGGTTGTTCACGAGCATCAAGGATGGAGACTTTTCTCTTGTATCTGGTTGCACGCTGGAATCATTCATCTTCTTGCTAATATGTTGAGTTTGGTTGTGATTGGAATCCGCCTCGAGCAACAATTTGGATTTG TGCGTATCGGGATAATATACCTTGTGGCTGGAGTTGGTGGGAGTGTGATGTCTTCTCTTTTCATCcaaaacaatatttctgttgGTGCTTCTGGTGCCCTCTTTGGACTTCTTGGAGCTATGCTATCCGAGCTTTTGACAAACTGGACGATTTACACCAACAAG GCTGCTGCACTCTTCACCCTCATAGTCATCATTGTTATTAACTTAGCAGTTGGAATTCTACCTCACGTTGACAACTTCGCCCACATTGGAGGATTCTTAACAGGGTTCCTTCTCGGGTTTGTATTGCTTGTCCGTCCACAGTTCAAGTGGACCGAGCGCCACCATCTCCCACCCGGTGCTCAACGTGTACCAAAGTATAAGACTTATCAGTACATTCTCTGGTTGGCAGCTGCAATTGTACTAGTTGCTGG CTTTACCCTGGGCCTGGTGATGCTATTCAGAGGTGAGAATGGAAACAAGCACTGCAGCTGGTGCCATTACCTGAGTTGTGTGCCAACCTCAAGATGGGACTGCGCTAATTAA
- the LOC103482713 gene encoding protein IQ-DOMAIN 22 isoform X2 — protein sequence MNWKNLGCNGSTYDFLKALRALRGLVRLQALVRGHIERKRTAEWIKRMQALLRAQARARAGRSQSSLDFLHSDIKFSSFSSIDPVTPEKFEHSPHTKSTRFKQMQRSGSRFTTIDAENIDRILEIENEKAHFKLKPKSLFSSIRNALSSSDVPSKQPPSSFSCETQCFSPFKFSHEVEENSFFSVSSRGGSTKKSPFTPAKSDSTRSYFSGDSEYPSYMACTESSRAKMRSHSAPRQRPQYERSSSAKRGSAFIVGESRLTAQQVSTLRSNFVGKAYPGSGRLDKLGMPVGYRY from the exons ATGAACTGGAAAAACCTTGGCTGTAATGGAAGCACGTATGACTTTCT GAAGGCATTAAGGGCACTAAGAGGGTTGGTGAGACTCCAGGCATTGGTTCGAGGCCATATAGAGAGGAAGCGGACAGCCGAATGGATAAAGAGGATGCAGGCATTACTGAGAGCACAAGCACGGGCACGAGCAGGACGGAGTCAATCTTCTTTGGATTTCTTGCATTCAGATATCAAATTCTCCAGCTTCTCTTCTATT GATCCTGTTACCCCAGAAAAATTTGAGCACAGCCCACATACTAAGAGCACTAGGTTTAAACAGATGCAGAGGAGTGGCTCAAGATTTACAACTATTGATGCTGAAAACATTGATAGAATCCTTGAAATTGAGAATGAAAAAGCTCACTTTAAGTTGAAACCCAAGAGCCTTTTTAGTTCCATCAGGAATGCTCTATCTTCTTCTGATGTGCCTTCAAAACAGCCTCCAAGTTCATTTTCCTGTGAAACCCAATGTTTTAGTCCATTTAAATTCTCTCATGAAGTTGAAGAGAACTCTTTCTTTTCTGTCTCATCAAGGGGCGGTAGTACAAAGAAAAGCCCCTTCACCCCGGCTAAGAGTGACAGTACGAGAAGCTATTTCAGTGGCGACTCTGAATATCCGAGTTACATGGCCTGTACTGAATCTTCAAGAGCTAAAATGAGATCTCATAGCGCTCCGAGACAGCGACCTCAGTATGAAAGATCGAGTTCTGCAAAACGGGGTTCTGCATTCATTGTTGGCGAATCAAGACTAACTGCACAGCAGGTATCAACATTGCGGTCTAATTTTGTTGGGAAAGCCTACCCCGGTTCTGGTCGACTGGACAAACTCGGGATGCCTGTGGGTTACAGATACTGA
- the LOC103482714 gene encoding protein HAPLESS 2 isoform X1: protein MGYSNLLAFFLLIFLATQTISGVQILSKSKLEKCERNSDSDSLNCTKKIVLNMAVPSGSSGGEASIIAEIVEVEENSTNKMQTLRTPPVLTVSKSPAFVLYELTYIRDVPYKPEEFYVTTRKCEPDASARVVQICERLRDESGHIIQSTQPICCPCGAKRRMPTSCGNFFDKMIKGKANTAHCLRFPGDWFHVFSIGQWTLGFSVQIHVKSGSKVSEVSVGPENRTVVSNDNFLRVNLIGDLVGYTNIPSFEDFYLVIPRQGGPGQPQNLGNNFSMWMLLERVRFTLDGLECNKIGVGYETFNGQPDFCTSPFWSCLHNQLWNFREADLSRIGRNQLPLYGVEGRFERINQHPNAGTHSFSIGVTEVLNTNLVIELRADDVEYVYQRSPGKIMSINIPTFEALTQFGVATVATKNTGEVEASYSLTFTCSKEVSLMEEQYYIMKPNEIASRSFKLYPTTDQAAKYVCAAILKDADFSEVDRAECQFATTATVLENGSEITPFQLPKKKENGFIDSIKLAWKQFWGSVIDFVTGKSCRKECSGFFDFSCHIQYICLSWLVLFGLFLATFPIVLVILWVLHQKGLFDPLYDWWEDTFCHKSELTRSTWKYRGERKHNHRHGSRHHHNHGSGYKRRSHELHKKHKHSERDTDYFLHHVHRKKGKKGHNRV from the exons ATGGGTTACAGCAATCTCCTTGCATTTTTCCTTCTGATTTTTCTAGCAACTCAAACCATTTCCGGAGTTCAAATCCTCTCCAAGTCAAAACTTGAGAAATGCGAGAGGAATTCTGACTCTGATAGCCTCAACTGTACCAAGAAAATTGTCCTAAACATGGCTGTTCCTAGCGGTTCT AGTGGGGGTGAGGCTTCCATTATAGCAGAAATAGTAGAAGTGGAAGAAAACTCCACAAACAAGATGCAAACCCTGAGAACACCCCCGGTTTTGACTGTCAGCAAATCACCCGCTTTTGTTTTGTATGAGCTAACATACATTCGT GATGTTCCATATAAACCTGAAGAATTTTATGTTACAACTCGCAAATGTGAGCCGGATGCTAGCGCGAGAGTGGTACAAATATGTGAGAG GTTAAGAGATGAAAGTGGACATATAATTCAGAGCACTCAG CCTATATGTTGTCCTTGTGGGGCAAAGCGTCGAATGCCAACGTCGTGTGGGAACTTTT TTGACAAGATGATTAAGGGAAAGGCAAACACTGCACATTGTCTACGTTTTCCCGGTGACTG GTTTCATGTTTTTAGTATTGGACAATGGACATTGGGATTCAGTGTTCAGATTCATGTGAAGTCAGGATCTAAAGTTTCG GAAGTGTCTGTGGGTCCTGAAAATAGAACAGTGGTGTCAAATGATAACTTCTTACGGGTTAATCTTATTGGGGACCTTGTTGGATACACAAACATTCCATCATTTGAGGACTTTTACCTTGTTATTCCCAGGCAG GGTGGTCCTGGTCAACCACAGAATTTAGGTAACAATTTCTCTATGTGGATGCTACTAGAAAGAGTGAGGTTTACTTTAGATGGTCTTGAATGCAACAAAATTGGTGTTGGTTATGAGACTTTTAATGGCCAGCCTGATTTCTGTACATCCCCATTTTGGAGTTGTCTGCACAACCAATTATGGAATTTCAGGGAG GCCGATTTGAGTCGAATTGGTAGGAATCAGTTGCCATTATATGGAGTGGAAGGACGGTTTGAGAGGATCAATCAGCACCCA AATGCTGGGACGCATTCGTTCTCCATTGGAGTCACTGAAGTTCTCAATACAAATCTTGTAATAGAATTGCGTGCTGATGATGTTGAGTATGTTTACCAAAG GAGTCCTGGGAAAATTATGAGCATCAACATCCCAACTTTTGAAGCCCTCACACAATTTGGAGTTGCTACAGTTGCAACTAAGAACACTGGAGAAGTGGAAGCATCTTACAGCTTAACG TTTACTTGTTCAAAAGAAGTCAGTCTCATGGAG GAACAATATTATATAATGAAGCCAAATGAAATTGCTAGCCGTTCGTTTAAACTCTACCCAACTACTGATCAAGCAGCAAAATATGTTTGTGCTG CCATACTTAAGGATGCTGATTTTAGTGAAGTTGATAGAGCTGAATGCCAATTTGCTACTACTGCTACTGTCCTTGAGAATGGATCAGAG attaCTCCTTTTCAACTGCccaagaaaaaggaaaatggttTCATCGATTCAATCAAGCTCGCCTGGAAGCAGTTTTGGGGAAGCGTCATCGACTTTGTCACTGGGAAATCTTGCAG AAAAGAGTGCTCTGGATTTTTCGACTTCAGCTGTCACATACAATATATATGTTTGAGTTGGCTTGTGTTGTTTGGTCTCTTCTTGGCCACTTTCCCCATAG TACTTGTGATACTGTGGGTTTTACATCAGAAGGGCTTATTTGACCCTCTTTATGACTGGTGGGAGGATACGTTTTGTCACAAAAGTGAGCTCACGAGGTCCACTTGGAAGTATAGAGGTGAAAGAAAACATAACCATAGACATGGTAGTAGGCATCACCATAATCATGGAAGTGGATACAAGAGAAGAAGCCATGAATTACACAAAAAACACAAACATTCTGAGAGAGACACTGATTATTTTCTTCACCATGTGCATAGGAAAAAAGGTAAAAAAGGACATAACAGAGTGTAG